A genomic stretch from Pseudomonas mendocina includes:
- a CDS encoding nuclear transport factor 2 family protein has product MSTPERAIVEEMFAAFADQNLAAAVDTVSEDVVWIHHGSQKLPSVRFIGKNGVKQFFETNFSTLRTDYFRVKQLYQQGNVVIVIGEEKFTKLDGSDVLQQQWVQVYTVKDSLISRLEEFASSALPADYLDVQ; this is encoded by the coding sequence ATGAGTACACCTGAACGTGCCATCGTCGAAGAAATGTTTGCCGCTTTTGCCGATCAGAATCTGGCTGCCGCTGTCGACACGGTTTCAGAAGATGTCGTGTGGATCCATCACGGCTCTCAGAAACTCCCCTCCGTGCGCTTTATCGGTAAGAACGGCGTCAAACAGTTCTTTGAGACTAACTTTTCAACCCTCAGAACAGACTACTTCCGGGTTAAGCAGCTGTATCAGCAAGGCAATGTAGTAATCGTCATTGGGGAGGAGAAGTTCACCAAACTCGACGGTTCTGATGTGTTGCAGCAGCAATGGGTGCAGGTCTACACCGTGAAAGACAGCCTGATCAGTCGCCTAGAAGAGTTCGCCAGTTCTGCGTTACCGGCAGATTATCTTGACGTGCAGTAA
- a CDS encoding amino acid aminotransferase, producing MSLFSAVEMAPRDPILGLNEAFNADTRANKVNLGVGVYYNEEGRIPLLRAVAEAEKARIEAHAPRGYLPIEGIAAYDSAVQKLLLGADSELIAAGQVITTQAVGGTGALKTGADFLKRLLPNAVVAISDPSWENHRALFESAGFPVQNYRYYDAATNGVNQAGMLEDLRNLPARSIVVLHACCHNPTGVDLSLDDWKAVLEVLREREHVPFLDIAYQGFGEGIDEDAFAVRLFAASGMPFFVSSSFSKSFSLYGERVGALTIVTGSKEEAGRVLSQAKRVIRTNYSNPPTHGATVVASVLNSPELRALWEEELAGMRDRIRSMRMAMVEQLAALTDKRDFSFVGRQRGMFSYSGLTAEQVERLKNEFGIYAVSTGRICVAALNQSNLPAVTQAIAKVL from the coding sequence ATGAGTCTGTTCTCCGCCGTCGAAATGGCTCCGCGCGACCCCATTCTGGGCCTCAATGAAGCATTCAATGCAGACACCCGTGCCAATAAGGTCAACCTGGGTGTAGGCGTCTACTACAACGAGGAAGGCCGCATCCCACTGTTGCGCGCCGTAGCTGAGGCGGAAAAGGCACGTATTGAAGCCCATGCTCCGCGCGGCTATCTGCCAATCGAAGGCATCGCAGCCTACGACAGCGCCGTACAGAAGTTGTTGCTGGGTGCAGACTCAGAGTTGATCGCCGCAGGCCAGGTCATCACCACCCAAGCGGTGGGCGGCACTGGCGCACTGAAAACCGGTGCAGACTTCCTTAAGCGCCTGCTGCCAAACGCAGTGGTCGCCATCAGCGACCCAAGCTGGGAAAACCACCGTGCCCTGTTCGAGTCCGCTGGTTTCCCGGTGCAGAACTACCGCTACTACGACGCCGCCACTAACGGTGTAAACCAAGCTGGTATGCTGGAAGACCTGCGCAACCTGCCAGCTCGTTCCATCGTTGTGCTGCACGCTTGCTGCCATAACCCGACCGGCGTTGATCTGTCCCTGGACGACTGGAAAGCCGTTCTGGAAGTGCTGCGTGAGCGCGAGCACGTACCGTTCCTCGACATCGCCTACCAGGGCTTTGGTGAAGGCATCGACGAAGACGCCTTCGCCGTGCGCCTGTTCGCAGCCTCTGGCATGCCGTTCTTCGTGTCCAGCTCCTTCTCTAAATCCTTCTCGCTGTACGGCGAGCGTGTCGGTGCACTGACTATCGTCACTGGCAGTAAGGAAGAAGCAGGCCGCGTTCTGTCCCAAGCCAAACGCGTTATCCGCACCAACTACTCCAACCCGCCAACTCACGGTGCAACCGTGGTTGCTAGCGTACTGAACAGCCCTGAGCTGCGCGCCCTGTGGGAAGAAGAGCTGGCTGGCATGCGTGATCGCATCCGCAGCATGCGCATGGCTATGGTTGAGCAACTGGCCGCCCTGACCGACAAACGCGACTTCAGCTTCGTTGGCCGCCAGCGCGGTATGTTCTCTTACTCTGGCCTCACCGCCGAGCAAGTAGAGCGCCTGAAAAACGAATTTGGCATCTATGCTGTCAGCACCGGTCGCATCTGCGTCGCTGCACTGAACCAGAGCAACCTGCCAGCTGTTACTCAGGCGATTGCGAAGGTTCTGTAA
- a CDS encoding APC family permease, whose amino-acid sequence MSGNGKFKKQLSLIDLTFIGLGAIFGSGWLFAASHVSAIAGPAGIFSWLLGGFAVLLLGIVYCELGAALPVAGGAVRYPVYSHGPLLGYLMGSITLIAFSSLIAIEVVASRQYAAAWFPSLTHPGSSSPTIIGWLVQFALLCLFFMLNYRSVKTFAKANNLVSIFKFIVPLLVIGVLFTFFKPENFKIQGFAPFGLSGIEMAVSAGGVIFAFLGLTPIISVASEVQNPQRTIPFALILSVLLSTAIYVLLQTAFLGGIPTEMLANGWSGVSKELSLPYRDIAMALGIGWLAYLVVADAVISPSGCGNIYMNATPRVVYGWAKSGTFFRYFTRIEENGIPRPALWLTFGLSVFWTLPFPSWEALINVVSAALVLSYAVAPVTVAALRRNAPNMPRPFRVKNFAILGPLSFVIASLIVYWSGWNTVSWLLGLQILMFVLYLLCARYVPTARLNIRQQVRSSLWLIGFYAVAILLSWLGSFGGIGVLTHPFDTLAVAVCALGIYYWGAATGVPAHLVDLSLDEDEQESPASARPQLPVGAAKHSH is encoded by the coding sequence ATGTCAGGCAACGGCAAGTTCAAGAAACAACTCTCACTGATAGACCTCACCTTTATTGGCCTTGGGGCCATCTTCGGCTCCGGCTGGTTGTTTGCCGCCAGCCATGTATCCGCGATTGCCGGACCAGCCGGCATTTTCTCCTGGCTGCTGGGTGGTTTTGCCGTGCTGCTGCTAGGCATTGTCTACTGCGAGCTGGGCGCGGCCCTGCCGGTGGCAGGCGGCGCGGTGCGCTACCCGGTTTACTCCCACGGCCCACTGCTGGGTTACCTGATGGGCTCAATCACGCTGATTGCGTTTTCCAGCCTGATCGCTATTGAAGTGGTCGCGTCTCGCCAATACGCAGCGGCGTGGTTCCCATCCCTGACTCACCCGGGTTCAAGTTCACCGACCATTATTGGCTGGCTTGTGCAGTTTGCCCTGCTTTGTCTGTTTTTCATGCTCAATTACCGTAGCGTGAAGACCTTTGCCAAGGCCAACAATCTGGTCAGCATCTTCAAGTTCATCGTACCTCTGCTGGTCATCGGCGTACTGTTCACCTTTTTCAAACCGGAGAACTTCAAGATTCAGGGCTTTGCTCCCTTCGGCCTGTCGGGCATAGAAATGGCGGTATCGGCTGGCGGGGTGATCTTTGCCTTTCTCGGTCTGACCCCGATCATTTCCGTGGCCAGCGAAGTGCAAAATCCGCAGCGCACCATTCCCTTTGCCCTGATCCTCTCAGTGCTGCTGTCCACCGCCATTTATGTGCTGTTGCAGACGGCCTTCCTCGGCGGCATTCCCACCGAAATGCTGGCTAATGGTTGGTCCGGCGTATCCAAAGAGCTTTCTCTGCCTTACCGCGATATCGCCATGGCGCTGGGCATTGGCTGGCTGGCTTATCTGGTGGTGGCGGATGCGGTCATTTCCCCGAGCGGCTGCGGCAACATCTATATGAATGCCACACCCCGCGTGGTGTATGGCTGGGCCAAAAGCGGCACCTTCTTCCGCTATTTCACACGTATTGAAGAAAACGGTATCCCGCGCCCAGCCCTGTGGCTGACCTTTGGCCTGTCAGTGTTCTGGACCCTGCCCTTCCCGTCCTGGGAAGCGCTGATCAACGTCGTCTCCGCCGCACTGGTACTCAGCTACGCAGTGGCACCGGTGACTGTTGCAGCGCTACGCCGCAATGCGCCAAACATGCCACGTCCATTCCGAGTCAAAAACTTCGCAATTCTAGGCCCGCTGTCGTTCGTGATCGCCTCACTGATCGTGTACTGGTCTGGATGGAATACCGTGTCTTGGCTGTTGGGCCTGCAAATCCTGATGTTTGTGCTGTACCTGCTGTGCGCCCGTTACGTGCCAACCGCACGCCTGAATATCCGCCAACAGGTGCGCTCGTCACTATGGCTGATCGGCTTCTACGCCGTCGCCATCCTGCTGTCCTGGCTCGGCTCCTTCGGTGGCATCGGCGTCCTGACGCACCCATTCGACACCTTGGCTGTGGCGGTATGTGCGCTAGGCATCTACTACTGGGGCGCCGCCACCGGTGTTCCAGCACACCTGGTTGATCTGTCCCTCGACGAAGACGAGCAGGAAAGCCCCGCCTCTGCTCGCCCTCAACTGCCAGTTGGCGCAGCGAAACACAGTCATTGA
- a CDS encoding AraC family transcriptional regulator has product MDSSVLATFGQGLGGSRPRSLEELLVGVMQLLPMLDVLPNATIFIKDRKARYVLANNTLVRRCGLKALNPLLGKTSAEVFPAQLGPGYTEQDQRVLEQGHVLEDQLELHLYGSQEPGWCLTYKWPLYSCEDKVIGLVGISVDLQAARETHPAYQRLAEVDDYIRANFHRRVTMSELTCIAGVSVAQLERYCKRVFQLTPRQMIQKVRLEHAHRLLQTGLPITEVALQCGYTDHSAFTRQFKELTGFTPSQYRQMAAG; this is encoded by the coding sequence ATGGATTCGAGTGTTTTGGCAACGTTTGGGCAGGGGCTCGGTGGCAGTCGGCCACGCTCGCTTGAGGAGTTGCTGGTGGGTGTCATGCAACTACTGCCTATGCTGGATGTACTCCCCAATGCCACCATCTTTATCAAAGACCGAAAGGCGCGTTATGTGCTGGCCAATAACACGTTGGTGCGGCGCTGCGGGCTCAAAGCGTTGAACCCCCTGTTAGGCAAAACCAGCGCTGAAGTCTTCCCTGCACAATTAGGGCCGGGTTATACCGAGCAGGATCAGCGAGTGCTGGAGCAGGGGCACGTACTTGAAGATCAGCTTGAGCTGCATCTGTACGGTTCGCAGGAACCGGGCTGGTGCCTCACATACAAATGGCCGCTTTATAGCTGCGAAGACAAAGTGATCGGTCTTGTCGGTATTTCAGTCGATCTGCAGGCAGCCAGAGAAACCCATCCGGCCTATCAGCGGCTGGCTGAGGTGGATGACTATATTCGGGCAAACTTCCATCGACGTGTAACCATGAGCGAGTTGACCTGTATCGCCGGGGTTTCAGTGGCGCAGCTTGAGCGCTACTGCAAACGGGTTTTTCAGCTCACACCCCGGCAGATGATCCAGAAAGTTCGTCTGGAGCATGCCCATCGCCTGCTCCAGACCGGTCTGCCGATCACCGAAGTGGCCCTGCAATGTGGTTACACCGATCACAGTGCTTTTACCCGGCAGTTCAAGGAACTGACGGGATTCACCCCGAGTCAGTACAGGCAGATGGCTGCCGGGTAG